From Oreochromis niloticus isolate F11D_XX linkage group LG1, O_niloticus_UMD_NMBU, whole genome shotgun sequence, a single genomic window includes:
- the abcb10 gene encoding ATP-binding cassette sub-family B member 10, mitochondrial: MCLLIRVPGCTHKVHLSRLKLMQSRLLWLEHRPTFSAALRRTRQSTGLKSSLHPTPAFPVWAARPYMTVLPRSPLMGIPVLCLQSRTLARTPVAFASSSAASTPAPAGSVKTQADTERSQTPTTVPLEDVKRILRLAHPERGRLAAAIGFLTVSSAVTMSAPFFLGRVIDTIYTSASDAETMTASLTSLCIMLAGVFLCGGACNAARVYLMQSSGQQIVRNLRASIFSSILRQEVAFFDKNRTGELINRLSADTAVVGRSITDNLSDGLRAVAQAAAGVSMMFYVSPSLASFVLLIVPPMAGLAVIYGRYLRSISKRTQDALAQATQLAEERISNMRTVRAFGKELSEVDKYTQKTDHVLNLAKKEAVMRAGFFGVTGLSGNMMILSVLYKGGLLMASQHMTVGELSSFLMYTFWVGISIAGLSSFYSELMKGFGAGARLWELLDRKPEFPLNEGKILPADQLKGQLEFCDVSFAYPTRKEAPIFQNLNLLVPAGSIMAVVGTSGSGKSSMVSLLLRLYDPDAGVITIDGHDVRDLNPYWLRSQIGTVSQEPVLFSCSIRENIAYGATDPDAVTTEDIYRAAKVANAYDFIQMFPKGFDTVVGEKGVLLSGGQKQRIAIARALLKNPKILLLDEATSALDAENEFLVQEALERLMEGRTVVIIAHRLSTIKNADAVAVLDQRRIAECGQPTELLGNRQGLFRKLMEKQAFLQEEQQRALI; this comes from the exons ATGTGTCTTTTAATACGCGTGCCAGGCTGCACACACAAAGTGCATCTATCCAGGTTGAAGCTAATGCAGTCTAGGTTGTTATGGCTGGAGCATCGTCCGACCTTCTCAGCTGCCCTCCGGAGGACGAGGCAGTCCACCGGGCTCAAATCCTCACTCCATCCGACCCCGGCATTCCCTGTCTGGGCTGCCAGGCCCTACATGACGGTCCTTCCGCGCAGCCCCCTCATGGGGATCCCTGTGCTCTGCTTACAAAGCCGGACTCTCGCTCGCACACCTGTTGCCTTTGCTAGCTCTTCAGCGGCCTCTACACCCGCACCTGCCGGATCAGTGAAGACCCaggcagacacagagagaagccAGACCCCCACCACGGTCCCCCTGGAGGATGTTAAAAGAATTTTGAGACTGGCTCACCCGGAAAGAGGGAGACTGGCAG CTGCTATAGGCTTCCTGACTGTCTCCAGTGCAGTAACGATGTCAGCTCCCTTCTTCCTGGGCAGAGTGATTGACACCATTTACACCAGTGCATCAGACGCCGAGACGATGACGGCCTCGTTGACGTCGCTGTGTATCATGCTGGCGGGGGTGTTTCTGTGTGGTGGAGCGTGTAATGCCGCCAGAGTCTACCTCATGCAGTCCTCAG GGCAACAGATTGTTCGTAATCTCCGTgcctccatcttctcctccATTCTCAGACAGGAAGTGGCATTCTTTGACAAGAATAGGACTGGCGAGCTTATAAACCGTCTCTCTGCTGACACGGCTGTGGTGGGCCGCTCAATCACAGACAACTTATCAGATGGGCTGAGAGCCGTTGCCCAGGCAGCTGCTGGTGTCAGCATGATG TTCTACGTCTCGCCCAGTCTTGCGAGCTTTGTGTTGCTGATTGTTCCTCCTATGGCCGGTCTTGCTGTCATCTATGGCAGATATCTTCGCTCAATCTCCAAGCGCACACAGGACGCACTCGCACAAGCCACACAG TTGGCAGAGGAGCGAATCAGCAACATGCGGACAGTCAGAGCTTTCGGCAAGGAGCTGTCAGAAGTCGACAAGTACACACAGAAGACTGACCACGTCCTCAACCTGGCTAAGAAGGAGGCTGTGATGCGGGCGGGTTTCTTTGGAGTG ACTGGTCTGAGTGGTAACATGATGATCCTGTCGGTGCTCTACAAAGGAGGTCTTCTGATGGCAAGTCAGCACATGACTGTGGGAGAGCTTTCATCCTTCCTCATGTACACCTTTTGGGTGGGCATCAGTATCGCAG GTCTGAGTTCGTTCTACTCTGAGCTGATGAAGGGTTTTGGAGCCGGGGCCAGGCTCTGGGAGCTGCTGGACAGAAAGCCCGAGTTTCCTCTAAatg AAGGTAAAATCCTCCCTGCAGACCAGCTGAAAGGCCAGCTTGAGTTCTGTGATGTCTCTTTTGCCTACCCGACACGTAAAGAAGCCCCCATTTTCCAGAATCTGAATCTCTTGGTCCCGGCCGGTAGCATCATGGCTGTGGTGGGGACGAGTGGATCAGGGAAATCATCCATggtttcacttcttctcaggcTGTACGACCCCGATGCTG GTGTGATCACCATAGACGGTCATGACGTCAGGGATTTAAATCCTTACTGGCTCAGAAGTCAAATTGGAACCGTGAGCCAG GAGCCGGTGCTCTTTTCCTGCTCTATCAGAGAGAATATTGCGTATGGAGCGACGGATCCAGATGCTGTAACCACAGAGGATATCTACAGAGCAGCCAAAGTAGCCAACGCCTATGACTTCATCCAGATGTTTCCTAAAGGCTTTGACACTGTGGTGGGGGAGAAAGGAGTGCTGCTGTCAG gTGGTCAGAAGCAGAGGATAGCCATAGCCAGAGCTCTACTCAAG AATCCAAAGATCCTGCTTTTAGATGAGGCTACCAG TGCGCTGGATGCTGAGAATGAGTTTCTTGTCCAGGAGGCTTTGGAGCGTCTGATGGAAG GGAGGACAGTCGTGATCATCGCTCACCGTCTCTCTACGATCAAGAACGCGGACGCTGTTGCTGTGCTGGACCAGCGGCGCATAGCTGAGTGTGGCCAGCCCACTGAGCTGCTAGGAAACAGGCAAGGACTGTTCAGGAagctgatggagaaacaggcgTTTCTACAGGAAGAGCAGCAGCGAGCACTTATCTGA